In Oryzias latipes chromosome 10, ASM223467v1, the genomic window AGTGTTTTGAACATGCTTCAAATGAAAGACATCTTCAAGAAGTTTCAGAAGTTGTGTGTCAGGGTTAACCCAtgtctgctgtgcagcagaaaGTACAAATTCTTGTAAGAGAAgggttttacattaaaatttgCAGTATTATATAATCGTCTTcataaaataaagcaataaatgTCATAGTTTGGAGATAGGAGATAGTGGATTTCACAAAACCCATGAGCTTCACTGGAAATATAAAGTTCTGCTGAGTGACACTGGATTGAGTGAGGCTGCACGGTAAAAGGATGGAACCAGAACATCGGACCACCAGAACAAGAATAGTTCAAGGAGACCACCAAAAGAGAAATGTTTGTGACCCCTCAGCACAGTGCTTTGGGCTTCAGTAACCCTAAGtaaaaagtagtacacttgaatTTTCATTTATTAAGTAAATATGAGGATAAGTGTAGGAATTATACTATCTGAATTCTTCTTCCAACTAAATTGTAGTTGGAAGAAATATTTTAGGTTCACAATATATACTGTAGATgtaatataaaaagtaaacttcaagtattcTCACTTTCAGTAAAGACCAAGTAGACTTGTAAACTTGAATAGACTCCATTTTGCTAAGGAAACTCATAGCTTTAGTGTTGTGGTAAAGTGATCCTCCAGAATAATCATTTGACAGTTTCAGGTCAATTAATTTAAGTGATGGGTAAATCATTTTGACCCAATGACACAAATTCAATTAGTTACTTAACTTCTCATGAGCAAAAACAATTATGGTTGCAGTGAGTACCTCTGGCCCCCCTTTCTCCTTTCTCTCCATCACTTCCATCCGGCCCGTCCTTTCCCGGTGGTCCCATCAGCCCCACAGACCCTGGTTGTCCAGGTGCTCCTGGATTTCCTGCAGGCCCAGGAGGACCTGGCAGACTGCAGACCAACTGGGACGGATGAACAGTGAGGGGACGATCCCTCTTGGACAAAGGATTTGGCGACTGACCGTTTACGACTGACAGGAAACACATCATGAAACAAAAGTGGAGCATGCTGAGCGCTGGAAAGACACAAACGGGAGAATGGAGCAATAAAGAGGGGGCAAATGTGGCTCCACAGTCCTACATGAAAAAGTTTTAGATGAAAATGGATTCGCCTGGACATGTTTAAGAGAGTATTGACAAAATGCATGCATAGAAGGATAAAGATCCTCCAATCTTTGCATTACCTAAGTGGCACATTCAGTTTTGGTATTCTAAACAATGTTTTGAAAGAAATGCGAGtcattaatttaaagaaaaggaaagatctCTGCTGCGTTTTTTACTAATGGCATCAATCTGCAGCTCTacaaagataaaaacacaactcACCAGTTGGGAAATCAAAGCCTCTTGGGGTTTTCTATCCTATTTCCACAACCTAGATCTCCATGAAAGCTCACCAACGTCTTTGCATGACTCTTCAGCAGCAAAGCgaacattgtttttcttcaaatcttTGGAGGAGCTCTTAATGCTGCAAAACATCCGccctgtgtttggaggagatgATGGGCCAAAAATACTTTCACTATGATGTCATATAGCCAGGCCAACTGTACTGCAGTGAGAACACGAGAAACTTTAGCAGAAATGACAGACTAGTACACACTAACACTGTAGACACTGCATCAGTCTACAAAATGTAACTTCAAAAATtcttgtttatatttattaaacaACTGAAAACTGCAGAGCCAATGCATTCTAACTCAGTAAGGAGAATGTTTTAGCTCAGTGAGGTTCACCTGGAAAACATACAGCATTCTGCTGATATTAGAAAAACATATGTTTGTATTTACATAACCATTCAAAGATTTGGACACACTTTTTAATTCAGTATTTCTTCATtagattctttaaaaattatCAATGGAAACTAATAAAAagctgaacatgtttttttgtaattcagtTGGATATTAAGCCATGGTTTCTCAAATGCAAACTCTATGATGAAATATGATAAATATCGTAATAAATAAGTCATAATAAAGCAAAACTATATATTAGTGTCATAAATCAAAAACTGGATTACCTATTAAGGTTTTGatggtaaaaatataaaaaatgctgttattACTTTCTTCAAACcaaatttttttatacataataTGCAGAGTAATAGtgatttcttcacatttttagggatttattattaaatttgatcatttttataatACTCCCAACGCGTACCATACAGTACAGTGGAACTGTGTGCTTCTGTGTGATGAGTAATATTTTCTCCTGTTCaattattttattctgtttactATTTCTTATTGAGATCTCCTGATGTActtattttgtgtaaaaagttTAAGCTCATTGTACAAATTGTACAAAAACCCCTGCATGTTTTtacattgtcattttttttaaattagagagaaaaataacaaaaatttgaacaaaaagcacaaatagTTAACGTTAGTTGCATCTACTTGAACTGGGTTACTTTGGATtaagaaatttatttttttccaataaaaatagtaaaaaagatgtatttttacacaaaaatgttgtttaatgtAAAAAGCAGACCTCATGTTGAAAGCGACAGACATGTTCTGCACATCAGCATAAAGGTATGGAACAAAGACAAGATGTTTTTTCAAAGGCTAAACGTCCTACAAAGGTGTGAAAATTCATTTCAGAGGACAAAAATATGCATTCTTTCAGCACTTCCAGTGCAGGATTGTTGCTGTTTTCATCTGACTTGTTTATTCTGagtctttctggatttggtgGTGGATCAGGGATCCAGGAAGGACGCCATGGGATCGTCTGGTCGTATGCGCTTCATGCGGAAGGCTTCCATCTCTTCCTCGGTGGGCGCCTTAACTTCATACAGGCTGTTGTAGGGCCTCTTCCTCTCATCCAGCTGCATGATTGCATCGACCTGCTTCACTCGCTTGTCCTCTGCGTCCAGAGCCTGGATGAAAGTATGACGTGGAAGCTTAGCCatccaaaaaaaatgacaataaatgacACCAAAAAAACCCGTTGTACTGCACCTTCTTCaacttctccttctttttttcttcatcctctgagtCGCTGCTGTCTGAGGCCCGcttcttgttctttttgttcttctttttcttcttcttctctttcattTTGTCTTGATGCATCTTTAGAATGAAGACAAACGTTTAAACTTCTTTTCTAAATAGCTGTCTCTTCACATGCTCGTGGTCACTTACTTCCAGGAGAGTCTTGGGCTGTTCCTCCTCTTGATTTTCAATCGGCCCGTCTTCAAACGGAACACAGTCTGAATTGTTCTGCAGGTTGATAAAAGAACCAAACATCTGAGTAAACTGAAGAACGTCAAGTCTGAGAGGGCATGTGTGAGGGCAGCCGTGCACTTACTGTTTTGAATCCAGTATCTCCAGTGCAGTAGCTCTGTTTGATCATCGAGTGGCAACACTTGTATCCCCAAAAGCCATCTTTCCAGTAGGAGCCCCAAATACACTACCCAAGAGAAAAAGGAGCATCAATGTGATCATGAGAAAAGTAACAGGAACATTTCCCACAAAAACGATTGTCCTGTTTTTCCTACGGTGTGGTTGTTGATGAGGACGTCTTCCTCATACTTGGAGCGGGCGACGGCCTTTTCAAGGCCTTTCAGAACGGCGCCGTGACGAGAATATTCCACATAGTCCTCAGTTTGGGCCAACAACAACTCCCGGGGGGGTGCGTCCAAGTGCTCTTGTCCTCCATACTGAGAGCCGCACACACAAATGGGAACAGATTTATACAGTAAATAATAAATGGAATCATATTTAGGTTACAGACTGAAGGGTGGcccagataaaaacaaaactattttcaaagtcTAAACATAAACTACTAATTCAGTGAATAATTGAGTGGGGCCACATTTTCAAATGTCAAACTTTTGTGCGGCTAAAGATTGTCATGGTGGGGTGAACTGGGCACCTTCTCCAGGATGCTCTCCCTCTGTTCCTCTTTGAAGTCCTCCTTCTTCACTCTAAAGGAGCGGTGGAGCAGCTCCAGCTTGGTGGGGTCAGCCTGAAGATGGACCTCGGAGCCTCTCTCATAGGCCTCCCAGGCAAACACTGACAGGAAAACCACAATGAAAACAAGCTgtcgcacacagacacacgcctACAGAGAACCGTACATTTCTTTTGATATGAATCAATAACATATGTGCAACACAAGAGCCCATCAGCTTCCATTTAATCAAAGCTCGACGATTTTGACATtgtaaagaaatggaaaaacagtGTTGACTCACGCTGGGTTTGAGCCATGCTTATTGTAGCTCCAGAGTAGCGAGCAAAGTTGTCTCCAGCGTACCCAACTCTGCAACACGCAGGGGGTCAGTCATTGCAGAAGATCCCGGAAAAACTAACACTGCCTTTTGAAAGATAATAGTAACTCACTCATCAGGGTTCATGCCAGTGTTGGAGTACGGGTTCTCTCTCATGGCTCGGGTTTTTGGATCGTAGTACGCTGAATTTGGATCCAAATTTCTCAGGTACTGAAGAAGAAAAGATGTAAGAACTTCAGGGTTTTTACAGTCTAGGAAATTACAgtcaaacacagtttttatttgctAAATTTAATTAGagattttatgtaaaatatattgaagatctaaataattttattattatttactcttacaaaaaggtcattttttaatatcaatGTTATAAGGCCTAATCAAGCTTAATCAtcatagtttgtttgttttttaatttattgaagAAAATTATTTAGGTATGTGACATAGCAGCACGCCAACTGTTAACTTAAATTTATCTTAAAACAGCAGTAAAGGATAAAAGTTAAGGATAAAATTCAAAGAAGAAATACGTCTTTGCTACATCGATGGAGCAGTGTACAAAAAAAGGAGCCGTGTGTAGCAACAGAAGTGCAGATAATTCtcattttttgttgcttttagatACTTGTTTACAAAAAATCTGATAATTTTTGGTTTTAGATTGAACTCTATAGAAACTAATATATTTAGGTTATCCTGTCAGTTCAACTGAGGCTGTGGTTGTGGAAGAGCAcagaaaaactttcaaaatatcTGCCACCAAACTAAATATATGCAACCCATCTCAaaccaatgtttaaaaaaagactaaaatattTGGCTTTTTTGTTCATCTGTTTCTTACTTTAGCTGTGTCTTCTCTGATACGCAGATTCCTGACGGTGATTCGTCTCTTGGAGTCAAAGTTCTGACCGGGCATGTCGATGTCGTCTGCATATTTGTCTTCATCCTCGTCCTCGCTGTCGTGTTCCCATTCCTGCTCACAGAAGACGCAGCAACTCAAAAGGTCATTGGAAATATTATATCAGAACAATCTTTGTGGACACTTATACCTACATTTTGGTCCAATTTCCCTGAGGCCAACTCATCTTGAAGTTTATGCGCCTTCAGAGTCCTTTTAGCCTGAGAAATAAAAGAATTGGGGTTTCAGGAGCAAAGCAGAACATACGTGTTCAGCAAAACATGAACTGCTTCAGCCATATTTTGAATTTCATGCTAAACTAATGATGTTTAGGTTACATTTTAGTGAATAACGGCAGCTAAATGAATAGGGGGGAAAACACAGCAGCATCAGCTTGAATACTTTCCACACCTACATTTTTGGGAAACGTATATCCACTTACCAGATCGACTTTTGCGTACTCTTCAACAATGCGCTGATGCTCCTCGGGGTCATACCCGTTCCAGCGATCACGCTTTCCATCATAATCCAACTGCAGCTGAACCTGACTGTGTTCATCTGGAGCAATGTCTGTTCCTGTGAACTTTGCACCAACTTTCCTGGGTCGCTGATGAAATACGAGTGAAACTTAAACTTTATCGTTGTTTTTAACACAGTGTATTACTTGAAAATACAGCAGagatggtgcagaaaatacatgCCTGCCCTgcaattgcatttttttgtcttctcctgctTTACCAAAATTTgtgtaaagaaatactcagaaatgcaattgcaAGCTTAATTCCCtcaatatgtcctccatcatataaaaaagttggaaagagaacatgttaaaaacacaattttaactgGACTGTCTTTAATTATGATGGGGGTATAATTGTGTTTTAGCATTGTGAGTTAACATTGTGTgtgaaagtctttgttttttggttttaaattaaaaaatatttgtactaTGTAAAGCTCTTTGTGTTACATGcgtatgaaaatgtttttttcaaaatgttttacctCCAAACAGTCTTTCTTCTTGTGCGTCATGGCACCACAGTTTTCACAAGCACCCTTTCGGAATTTGGTGACGACCACATTCTGCATGAGATCACAAGTTCAGTCTTCATTCTTAGGAGTCAACACCACATCAAAGTATTGATTCTATGGATCCTTGCCTCCTGGACTCCTCTCTTGTACCACTCGCCAATGGCCGAGAACTGTTTCTGGTTTTCATCCTGTGGCCTCTGATGTTTTAGTGTTGGTCTTTTAGATGGATCGATGTACCATGGGACTGATGAAATATATTGCGGAATGTGAGGGTTTATGTCCCTAGAGAAAAGGATGAATAATAAATTGAGTTCATGTATTTGAGTTGACAGTATTGGACCTATTTCATCATCTATCTTCTCGAGGTTTACATACTTTCCCTCCTCGTCCACCTCAGCTGGAGCATTTCCCAgcttcctctgctcctccagctccttcttcttcctccagtCCTCCCTGGTCATCTTCTTGGGTTCGTCGAGGTTCACGACGCCCTCGACTGGACTGGTATTCGCCTGCTCCGTCATGACTGAAACTGGATTTAACATATCTGTACTTAagcatttcattttcatcaattttgtgttgttttatgtgttttaaacaGGAGAGCATTTTCTACGTTAACGTTAGCTTAGATGTAAAAATGTTAGCAAAACAATTTGATTGTGGACAGAATTTACAAGATAACCTTACCTTGTtactggaagaagaaaaaatgaagaatgtcgcttatgtctttttaaaaataattattttaattatatgCTCGAAAACTTTAGCCTTTTGAAAATAATGCGCTGTGTTTTGGTTAAAACGCAACCACCGCCATGTTACTCCAACTATCTTCAGGTACGTCACATCCGCTTTCGTCGGAAAGTCAGGCGTCACAGCGGAAAACAGCGACATCACGTGGACACCagatgccttcaaaataaaaaccatggCAAAATAAGAATCCCGTCACTCACTTCCGATTGGAGTTTGTTGGACAgtagttatttttcttttataattggATTTGTAATTTTTgctataacaataataatggaACTAACGAAAATAACCCAACTGAATTTGttcaaaacagacaaaatcGTTCAGTGGCTGTTTGTGGTTTCTAATCTCATAGTTATAATAAATAGATCAATAAATACTGCACTTAAAACGTGTTCATAAATGGGAACAAATGTAAAAGTAGTCTGTGTACGACCTATTGATTATTCTAAATCTTCCTTAAATATTACATCTCCCTTGGGTCTTTTGAAAGAGACAAGATTTGCAATGAGAGGAATATAACATTTTCCCAAAAATCACAGATCAAATtaagtaaaattaaattaaaaaatacaataaaacaactgTTACTATTAGTGTTATTTATGGTGGAACTTCCCAAAAAAAACTCTACATTTAACAGGGAGGAGAAACATCCAtcagtttaataaaaatattttctgtcatgAGAAGAATTATCCAGAGCCCCATAATAATTCCAGTGGGtttatttttgcacttttcACAGACACTGTACTGCAGTGCCCCAAGTGTAACATGGACCAGTGGGAGAGCACGTTTCCATGACCCCTATAAAGAAAAGACGACATTAAGACAAAAACGGCAGCATAAGATGCTCTTTTGATGACAGTTTGGTCAAGTGAAAACTTCCCACTTCTTATTTATATTCCAAAcatatagataaaaaaataaaggcaggAAATGTAAACAGTGAAAGGTGaaacaacagaacaaaacagcacCAGACACATAAACATATTggcagaaatataaaaaagattaaGTGAGATAAGCACCGGTACACATCTCCGCTGTCAGTCCAGCAGTGAGGAGATGAGAAGGCAATGTTGTACCAAAGTGAAGGCAGTGTAGCTTTCATGGAGGTACCAAAATATCTCTTCTGCCATAGTCTACTAAATATTCTTGCTGATTTCTAAAGAAAGAGTTACTTTTCATCTTCCAATTTACCCCAAGATTCAAAATCCTCCTCTTCCACCTCTCCGTCATCATCAAAACAGCTACCCCAGGGgtcatcctcatcctccccCTCCTCATCTTCCACCAAATCTCCACCATAAATGGGttcctcctctttctcttcCAACATCTCTGTGTCGTTCTCCtcgtcctcttcatcttcctccacttCTTGCATGTCCAACGCACAGacctccccctcctccacctccccgTCCTCCCTCTCATCCTTGGAGGAGGCGGACGAGGAGGTCGTGGTTTCTTCCGTCGTGTCTGCGAGGTAGGAGCTGCTGGAGGGGATGAAGCTGGAGGTAGCTGTCTTGGTGTTGATGTAGAGACGAGGAGGAGGCTCTCGCTTGGATGCTGCTGTTTGGCTGTCAGGGTAAGAGATGGGAACATagggagaagaagaggaggaggaggaagaagaggatgatGCTCTTCTGGCATCTAGGACCGGTGCAGCCACCGCGCCAGGCCTCACAGAGGCCATGCTGGGCATGTATTCCCGTATCTCTCCTGGCTCAAGTGGGTCAGGTCCACATGGGTCGTGTTCGCTGCAGGACAACTTTCCATCCAACTTGGAGATGAAGAGCATTCCTTCTCGATGCTCCTTACAGTAAGAGCTTGGGCACATCTCACAGAACGAAGCAGCCTCTTTTCCACAAAGGTCACACTGGTGCCAGGGACACTCCCATCGCCCTGGAATCGAGATTTATGTTGCAATCAGAGGAATCACTTCAAATGAAAGCACTATTTCAAACATTCATTTTCATCGGATGCTAGGTGtgttggtgagtttttgagtgcgtggcgggggtcaaattgtCGCTCAAACgcgcagtaagaaagaagaatttcaaaaacattGCGGGA contains:
- the slu7 gene encoding pre-mRNA-splicing factor SLU7, translated to MTEQANTSPVEGVVNLDEPKKMTREDWRKKKELEEQRKLGNAPAEVDEEGKDINPHIPQYISSVPWYIDPSKRPTLKHQRPQDENQKQFSAIGEWYKRGVQENVVVTKFRKGACENCGAMTHKKKDCLERPRKVGAKFTGTDIAPDEHSQVQLQLDYDGKRDRWNGYDPEEHQRIVEEYAKVDLAKRTLKAHKLQDELASGKLDQNEWEHDSEDEDEDKYADDIDMPGQNFDSKRRITVRNLRIREDTAKYLRNLDPNSAYYDPKTRAMRENPYSNTGMNPDEVGYAGDNFARYSGATISMAQTQLFAWEAYERGSEVHLQADPTKLELLHRSFRVKKEDFKEEQRESILEKYGGQEHLDAPPRELLLAQTEDYVEYSRHGAVLKGLEKAVARSKYEEDVLINNHTCIWGSYWKDGFWGYKCCHSMIKQSYCTGDTGFKTNNSDCVPFEDGPIENQEEEQPKTLLEMHQDKMKEKKKKKKNKKNKKRASDSSDSEDEEKKKEKLKKALDAEDKRVKQVDAIMQLDERKRPYNSLYEVKAPTEEEMEAFRMKRIRPDDPMASFLDP